Genomic segment of Prochlorococcus marinus CUG1433:
TTTGGATCAATTGCGGCTACTTGATCCTGTGGAACTACCTTGAGATTAATGTTGTAAGGAACATCAGCAAATGGAGATCCCCTGAGGGTTGCAAACAATGCAAATAGAACAGGCATTTGTACAATCAATGGAAGGCAACCTGCGAGGGGACTGCCAAACTCATTCATTAATTTTCCAAGTTCTTCTTGCTGTTTCTTTGGATCACCTGAAAACTTAGATTTTATTTCCGCCTGCCTTTTTTGCATTACGGGTTGAGCAATTTTCATTCTTCTTGCGCTTCTAATGGAACCAGCGCTAAGAGGGAAAAGTGCAATTCTAATTACGACTGTCAATGCAACAATCGCTAATCCATAGCTGGGAACTAAACCGTAGAAAAAATCTAGAATCGGGATAAGTAATTTTTCAGAAATGAACCCTATCACGATATTAAAAAGAGTGTAATTTTATTAGACATTTTATTTTACAGGAAAATTAGGTTTTTGTAATTAATTTATTTAGGATTTAGTAGCAAATCCCTCTACCTCGTTGAGATTTGGAATTTGTGATCTTTTATTCATATTTTCTTCAATAAATTTTTGCTTTTCTCTGAATAAAGCTATTGATTTCATTTCAACCTTTGATCCGTCGTCAAGAATAAGAACCATATCACCATATGAACCAAATCCCCTAGGAATTGATCTGATTTCTTCGATCTTACTTAAAGAAATTTGGGTTTTGTTTTTACCAAACCATCCACCATCTATCGAAATTTTCTTATTAGTTATTTTATATCTCAACCACAAAGCCCTAACTATTGCGGCAAAGGTAAACGGTAAACCAAGAATGGTTAGTCCTGCTAAAAGATTTATTATTAAATCGCTTTTTGCAGGCCCACCTTCGTAAAAGATTTCTTCATTCATGTTAATCATTTGATTAGACGAGATTTGAACATTAAGTTTTGAAATTCCTCCAAAAGTCTATTTCTATCATTGCAGAAATCCCCAAATTTAAGGTTAACAAGTAACCAATGAGGTTTGTGGTTATTAATTCTTGGAATATTTTTTAATAACCACTCTTGTAGAATTCTTCTTATTTTATTTCTAACTACAGCTTTTTTTGAAACTTTTTTACTAATAGCTATAGCTACTTTTAGATTATTTGAAGTGCTTCTAATTCTGTGGGATAGGAGTATTTCTGGATTTGATTTCGCAACTTTAAAAGTCATTAATTTCCCATGATATTTTATGCAATTTTTGTGAATATAATTAAAAGTCCTATGACCTTTTAATCGCATATCTTTAGGTAGGGCCATTTAATTTAGAGTTAAACAGCTATTCTTTCTCTACCTTTTTGTCTTCTGCTTTTAATAACTCTTCTTCCGGTGTGAGAACGCATTCTAACTCTGAAACCTGATACACGTTTTCTTTTTCTTGAAGTTCCGCCAAATGTTCTTTTAGTCATTTTTTTTACTATATGTATTTAATCTATCATTTAATCGATCACTATAGTCCAGCTTCCTAAATATCTTGAATCTGATTTTCCTTTGGGTTGCCCGTATGAGTGGAATTGAAATAGTCCCGATTTATTTGGGTTGGAGACTTTAAAGACAATTGCATAACTTTCTTTATTAGAGGGAATTGGGCTATAGGGGTAAATATTCAATGAAGTTAGGGATGATTTATCAGTATTGAGCTCAATATCAGCTGGAATATCCTCAAGACATGTAGTTCTACTTTCAAAACCGCCTATTCTTACCTTACAAAAACTTATTTTTTCTTTGCTTAACTTTGTTTTAAAGGTTTTGGGAATTACTAGATTTATTTTTAAGAGATCAGCAGTTCTATCACTTGGCCTTAAGAAAAAATAAATTGTATTTCTAAATCTTCTTTTATTTTCTTTTTGAAACCACTTTAATCGTCTATATCCAGAGTCTTGGTCCCACTGAAATTCGAGCCCTGCTTTAGCGTCTTGTATGTCATTAAAAAAGGGAGTCGAAACTAAAATTGTAGGGATAAGAAAAAATCTTAAAATCTTAAAATTTAAAATAACTTTCTTTGTTTTTTTTAACATTGATGAAATAACTTTAATATAAAAAATTTGGGTTATCCAAATTTTAGTTAGGTAATTAGTTTTCCTAAGGTTAACATCTATCTGACCTTAATTTTGAAGCGCCTCTTAAGTAAGGATGTTTTATTGGAATATCTGGCGGCAATAGAACTTGAGCCATTATTCTTATACAAAAATCAATATCATTTGATACCTGCATTTGTTGGCAGTCTAAAAATGCTACTGAATCAAGACCATTACATCTCCTCGCAATTGAAGCGGGGAAACATGCATCCAAGTCTTTTGTTGCCGTGAATGTAATGGATAATAAGTTCGTCTTGATCAGATTATTACGTAAAATTAATTCATTTACTAATTCCACTACGGCATCTTCTATCTCCGCGACAGAATTCCCAGAGGCTGTAGTAGCTCCTCTAATAAATGAAATTTTATAATCATCTTTCATTTTTCACACCTATTTATGGTTTATATAACCACAGTATTTTATTAGATGAATCAACCTCAAATAAGATATAGTTGATAGCTTTTTCAATTATTCTGCTTCCTGGTATTAACCCAAGTATTTTCTTTTTTTTCTTCCCAAAAGTTAAGGGTTGAATTTTTGGATCAATATTAACCATTTTTGAAGCAAGTTCCCTCGCAACAAATTCATCTCCAATTTCATCGACAAGTCCTAGTTCTTTTGCTTGAGTTCCAGTGAAAATTCTTCCATCAGAAAATTTTCTTACTTCTTCAACAGGCAAATTTCTCCCTTCAGCCACAGCTTCAGTAAATTGTTTATAACTTTCATCTATTAGTCCTTGAAGTAGTCCTCGACCCTCCTTACTTAAAGGTTTATCAGGAGAAAGAATATCTTTAAATACACCACTTTTAACAGTTTCGAATTTAATTCCTACTTTATCTAATAATTCAGAAAGATTATTTCCTCTTATAATCACACCAATAGACCCAGTAATTGTTCCTGGATTTGCAATTATTTTGTCAGATGCAACTCCAATGTAAACTCCCCCTGATGCTGATATGTTCCCGAAACTTGCAATGACTTTACACCCCTTTTCTTTTAGTCTCTTTATAGCAGAGTATATTTCCTGGCTATCGCCCACAGTACCTCCTGGGGAATCAATTCTCACGATTAAGGCAGGAAATTCTCTATCCTCAATTTGTTTAAGAGCTTTGAGGACAGAAACTCTTGTTGAACTTGTAATAGGCTCATCAATTACGATACGAGCAATTCTTTTTTTTGACTTTCGTCTAAAAGGCCAAATCATTCTTTTAAGGTAAATACATAAAACTACTTTAAAAAGATTATCAGCAGACTTAATGAATTCAATCCTAAATTGGTTTTTAATGATACTCCCATTTATTTTTTGGGGTACTTCAATGGCAGCTATGACTCCATTAGTTTCTAGTGCTGGTCCAGAGTTTGTGGCTTCTTTAAGATTACTTCCTGCAGGAATTCTTGTTCTAATAACAACATATTTGTTTAAAAGAGACTTAAAAATTTATAAGTGTGATTTGAAGTGGTTTTTTGTTTTTACAATTGTCGACGCTACTTTTTTTCAATTGTTTTTAACTTATGGTATTGAAAAAACTGGTGCAGGTCTCGGATCAGTATTAATAGATTCTCAGCCCCTTTTGGTTGCTGTACTAGCAAGAGCAATTTTTGGTAATTTAATTAACCCAATAGGTTGGTTAGGTTTGCTTTTTGGCTTAGGAGGGATAGTATTTTTAGGTGTTCCGCAGGAATTTTTAGAAAATTGGTGGTTAATGTCTGATAAGGCAATGACTAACGTTTCTTTTAATTTTGGAGAACTTTGGATGCTTGCAGCTTCTTTAGCTATGGCATTAGGAACAATTTTAATCAGATTCACGTGTACTAAAAGTGATCCAATTGCAGTTACTGGATGGCATATGGTTTTTGGAAGTTTGCCATTAATTCTTAAGCATTGCATACAATCAAATTTTCAAATTATCCCAGATTGGTCATTATTTGATTGGGGACTTATGTCATTTGCAAGTGTTTTCGGAGGAGCTGTAGCTTATGGATTGTTTTTCTACTTTGCTAACAACAAAGAAATAACTGGATTTAGTACTCTTGCATTTTTAACTCCTGTATTTGCTCTTTTAAGTGGAGGGGTATGGTTAGGTGAAAGGCTTACTATTGTTCAATGGATAGGAGTAGTTTTTGTGCTTATCTCGGTATTTTTTGTAAGCCAAAGAAGGACATTATGGGAAAATAGAACGACTGATACTACTATTTAGTTAGTTTCTTGGTGTAAAAAGTATTAATAATGCGAATAGTTTTAATTAGCACTCCAATAGGTTTCTTAGGTAGCGGCAGAGGCGGAGGAGTTGAGTTAACTTTAAATTCTTTAGTTTCTGGATTGCTTAATTTAGGTCACTATGTAGAAGTGATTGCTCCTAAAAATTCTAAATTACACAAAAGTAATGAAAAAGCAAAATTACATCTTGTAGAAGGTGAGGATCAAATCAGTTGGCAGCATCAAAATTACAATTCTCCTGTAATTATCCCAGAAAATTCGCTTCTTGCAGGAATGCTTGAAAAGGGATTAGAAATAGCTAGAAAATCAGATATATTGTTGAACATGTCTTATGATTGGTTACCTATCTGGATGACTTTAAATATAGATGTCCCCATTGCACATATTATTAGTATGGGTTCCGAAAGTTTAGTAATTAATGATTTAATTTCCAAGGTATATGCTAAGTATCCATATAATTTTGCTTTTCATTCAAAAATACAGGCCAATGATTATCCATTTATAAAAAAACCAACAATTATTGGTAATGGCTTTAAATTAAATAATTATATTTTTCAAGATTCAGTAAACGGACCTTTGGCTTGGGTTGGAAGAGTGGCGCCCGAGAAAGGCTTAGAGGATGCGGCTTATGTGGCACATGTACTTGGCGAAAAACTCAATGTTTGGGGAGTCATAGAAGATGAGACTTATGCCTTAAAGATTGAGCAATCATTTCCTCAAGGTACGGTATGTTGGAAGGGTTTTTTGGCTACCGATGAATTACAAAAAGAACTTGGCAAATGTAGGGTTTTACTAAATACCCCAAAATGGAATGAAGCATATGGGAATGTCGTTGTTGAAGCTTTAGCCTGTGGGGTGCCAGTTGTAGCTTATAGGAGGGGAGGACCTAGTGAAATTATTCGGCATGGGCAAACGGGATTCCTTGCTGAACCAGATGATAGAGAAACACTTCTTTTACATGTAAAGAACATCAAAAATATAAAGCGTATAAATTGTAGAGAATGGGTAGAAAAAAATGCCTCCTCTGATATATTTGCTAACAAGGTTTTGAACTGGCTTAATAAGGTAATTAATGAATATAAGTAAATTAAAATATTAAATGATATTCCCCTTTACGAAAAAAAGGCTTTTAACTTTATTGATAGTTTTTTTTGCAGGGATTGTTATATTTATTTTCGGTTTAGGAACAACTGGACTGGTAGATGAAACTCCTCCTTTATTCGCATCTGCTGGGAGGGCAATGAGTGAATCTGGTGATTGGTTAACTCCTAAAGTTAATGGAATGTTCCGTTTTGATAAGCCGCCTCTAATATATTGGCTAATGGGTTTTTTTTACTCATTACCGAAAAACGAGATTTGGGATAGTTATGGGACAATCTCGGCAAGACTCCCTTCAGCTTTGGGATCTTTGTTTTTAATGTTGATGATTGGAGACACGTTGTTTTGTTGGCCACAGAAAGGTGATAAGCAATTTCTTACTCCAATAGTTGCTTCATTAGCTTTTGCGCTTTCTCCATTAATAATAATTTGGAGCAGAACTGCTGTTAGTGATGCTCTATTAACTGGAACCTTGGGAATTAGCCTACTTTTGTTTTGGAGAAGAATGGCGAGTGATAATAATGATCAATGTCTCTCAGCATGGCTATTTTTGGCTCTCGCAATTCTATCTAAAGGTCCTGTTGCATTTGTTTTGGCAACTTGTACCATTACATCTTTTTTATTTTTTCAGAAGAATTGGAAAAGTTTGCTTTTGAAGATAAACCCCAAGAAAGGTTTTTTGATAACAATTTTAATAAGCTTGCCTTGGTATATATTGGAACTCATAAAAGAAGGAAAGCCTTTTTGGGACAACTTTTTTGGTTATCATAATTTTCAAAGATACACGTCAGTCGTCAATAATCATGCAGAACCATTCTGGTTTTTTCTCTACATAATGATATTAGCTTCATTGCCATTTTCACCTTTCCTGTATCACGGTATATTTATAACTTTCAAAGATTTCTTGAAAGGTTTTAGAGGAAGTTACACGATTTCTGAAACACTTTACACATATTCTATTTGCTGGTTCACCTCAGTTTTAATTTTTTTTAGTATTTCTGCCACGAAATTACCAAGTTATTGGTTGCCAGCAATTCCAGCAGCAGCACTTTTAATCAGTAATAGCTTTATAAGCTTAAGAAATTCAAAAAAAACTTATTTATATTTTTGGATTTTTAATATTTTAATTTTGTTTGGTATCTCAGTAGCATTCTTTTTTTCAAATTTTTGGCTTAATTCTATAAATGATCCAGAGATGCCCAACCTAGCAACTGAACTGATAAGCTCAGGGATAATTTTTAAAGCTAAATTATATTTCTCTGTCCTTACAGTTTTTGCAATTATTTTATTTTCTATAAAATCAAAAAATATCCTTTTTTATATTCAAATTCTACTTTTAATTGGACAGTCTTTTTTGATGTCACCTATTAGAAAATTAGCAGATACTTCAAGACAATTACCTTTGAGGAATATATCGAAATTAATTTTAACTATTCGCGAGGGTAATGAAACCTTAGCGATGATTGGAATAAGAAAACCTTCTTTGCATTATTATTCGAGACAAATTGTTTTTTATGAACCAAATACTAAAGAGGGATTAATTAACCTTTCCGACAGACTAAACACAGATAGGAGAAAAAATTATGAAGACCATCCTGACTATGACTCCAATTCTTTATTAGTAGTGATAGATGAATATTCTTCAAATCAACAACATTGGTCAAATATTAATCATCAAAAATTGGGCGTATATGGAATTTATAATTTATGGCGAATTAAAAAAAGTGATTTAATTAAGTATTCGGATTTTTATGTCAAAAAAGGTTATAAATCCAATTGGAGAAATAGAAAAGTTGAGAATTTTTAACACATACCTTGTTTCTTAATTGCGTTTTTCAGATCATCAAGGCTGCACTTATTGGGAATTTCAATTTTATTCAAATCTTCGAGTAATTCAAGATCGATCACAGAGTCTTCTGCTAAAAAACTAAAGACTTCATTAATGCTTATTCCCATATCTTGAGCCATCTCTGAAATGAGTCTTAAAGTACCTCTTCTAACAGAGATCCTCAGATCTAAGGGGATATATTCATTTTCAGGGTTTGCTGACTTCATACTCTAAATCTTAAGACATTATTTAGTTATCCGGATATTATCTTTACAATATGGATTAATTATGCGTTTATTTTGAATTTTTCAATAAAATGCCTTTATCAAAATTGTCAAGAGTGGAATTGTCGCTATTGAAATTATTGTTGTAGTAAATAAAATTTTTGAAGCTATCCTTTGTTTCACTCCATAAGCCTCTGCCATTAAAATTGTTGATATAGCAGTTGGAGTTCCTGCCTGAAGAATAACTGCAGTTGATTGATAGAAATCAAAATTTAAAAATTTGCTTATTACAAAAATGATTAATGGTAGGATCAATAACTTTAATAAAATTGAGTACTTTATTTCCTCTCCAAAATCAAAAAATTCATCTTTTTGATTTGTTATTAATCCTAGCCTTGCTCCCACAATAGTAATTGCTAAAGCAATAACTATTCTTGCAGGTATCCAAAGATAATTGCCTAAAAACTCGTCTATTTGAAAGAGGTATGCCAAAAATACACCAATTATCCCTCTAGATGCAGGACCATTTATTAAGGCATTTAACAAACCTTTAATATCAAAGATATTCTTATTTTGTGATTTTTCTGGAAGATAAAAAGGTCCAAATATCCAGGCAAACAATGTTGTACCTAAGTCATAACCGATAGTAAAGTTTATAGTCGATGATGGAAGAAGAGCCATTGCAATTGGTATTCCAAGAAATGATGTATTACCTATAAGTCCTGCAAGTTGTAAGGTGTAATTAGGAAGTCTGTTTTTAAATATTGGGATTATATTAATTAGAATTATTAAAAATCCAATTACAAAAAAAGCTAGAGATGCACTTTTAATAAGGTTTATATCTATACCCTCTTTCAATAAAAGACCCATTACAGACAATGGGATGCCAAATCTTATAAGTGGTCTTGCAATTATTTCAGATATTTTTGGATTCTTTTTCCCAAGATAAAAACCAAAAATCAAGAAAGGGATAATATTTATAAAAAGAGAATAGATGGTATTTATTAAATATTTAATAATGCAATATTAACTTGCCGTAGCGCAGTCAAAAAAATTTTATCATGTTCGGCTAATTAAATTATCTTCCAGATCGCTTTTTCAGGAATTAAAGGAGATTTATATGTATCATCTGGTTCCTTAGTCGAAACTCTCCAGTTTGGAACTCTACAGGTTACGTAGGCAGGGCTTTCAATTATAACTCCTGGTTTCTCATCAAAAGTACAAGTAAAGCCTTCTTTCCAAAAACCACCACTGTTAAGGCTACCTTTAAACCAAACCCAGCATTTTGATGTTTTCAAGATCTTTAAAATTTAAATATATAATAATCAAAATAAATTAAAAACTTATTTATTAATACTTTTAAGACAATTTTAGATCACTTTAAATTTTTGAAAAATAAATTTTTGATATTAATATCAAGAGATTTAAGATTAAGGTAATTAAATTTGCTAACAAAATTGGTGTAGAAGAAATTTTATATCCGTAAATAATCCAAGATAAAACCCCAATAATGAACATTATCAAAGTCGTTAATGAAACATCATCTGCCTTCTTTGTTTTTAAAGTCTTTATCAATTGAGGAAGAAATGCAGCTGTTGTTAAAATCGCGGCGAAATATCCGAATAAGTCTACATTCATAAAGGTTTTTAAAAAATATTTTCTTTAATTAAGTCTAAATCAGATAAAAATCTTAAAGGGTCCCTCATATTTGATGAATATCCAAGTACATCATTTGAAAAAAATTTATACACAACTTTATCCTCATCTAATAAAAAAGAAGCACCTCTCTGAGGAAGATATTTTTCATGAAGAATGTAATCACCCCAGTTTTGGATTATTTCATTCATATTATTTAATCTAAAAGTTGCTAATTCAAAGGGTCTCAAATAACCATTCCCGAAAAACGCTTTAAAAGAATTACCTGAAAATTTTAAGAATTTTAAAATTTCAATATTGTCAAATTCTGAATAGATTTGTTTTGCTTTACGGTCTCCTGTATAACCTCTAAGAACTTCTTTGATTGTTCCAAAAGAATTTATCCCAGAAAGCATCAAAAGCATATTAATCCAACCACCTAAACCTATATCTATCCCTTTAGAAATATTTAGCTTATTGTGGATTTGGTTATGAGTGACAACTGCTAAATTCTCTTTATGAAAGCCAGTAAAGTTGCAGAATTTTTCCTTCCCATTTTCGTTACCAATTGCTAAAGCAAAAATATCTAAATGTTTGTCTTGATTATTATCGATAAATTTTTTCAAATTAATTGCATATTCAAAACTATCAAAATCACCTAATAATCCAAATAAAATAATTAATTTAAATTTTTTTCTCCCTTTAAAATTAAATTCATTAACAATTTTATTGATATCGTTTTGTAGTTTGTCAGCCACGATTTTTTTAATGTTTTTTATGAATTATCCTCAAAAAATTTTTCTTACCTTAATTTAGTATAAAATTTTACATGAAAAGGTTTTTAAAGAAATTGATTTAAGGTTTTTAGATTTTATTATTTTAAGGTAAACATTTTGAAGTTATGACTGTAGGAATTTATTACGCAACTACAACTGGAAAAACGGAAGATGTAGCTGATCGTCTTCACAACTTTATTTCTTCAGCAGAAGCACCTAAGGATGTATCCGATGTCGATGATCTTTCTGAGTTTGAGAGCCTTGATGGAATTATCTGTGGAATTCCAACTTGGAATACTGGAGCAGATGAAGAAAGATCAGGAACTGCATGGGATTCAATCTTGGAGGATATTGGAGAACTAAGTTTGTCGGGGAAAAAGGTTGCAATTTTTGGTTTGGGAGATTCTTCTACCTATACAGAAAATTATTGTGATGCCATGGAAGAACTTCATAGCTACTTCACTAAAGCAGGCGCCGAAATGGTTGGCTATGTAGATAAATCTTCTTATACATTTGATGAGTCTAAAAGTGTTATGGGAGAAAACTTTTGTGGATTACCACTCGATGAGGATAGCGAATCTGATTTGACCGATTCACGTCTTGAAACATGGGCTTCTCAGCTTAAGAATGAAATACCCTCACTTACGTAAGCCTTCTCGGATATTCGTTCCTGATTTGTAACATTTGTTCTTTCACAATATGTTTTTTTTACATAAGTAATTAAATCTGTAAAGAACATGTAAAAACAATACTGATAAGCAATATGCTCAATTTGCTGTTTACTTAAATCAAGTGTTACAAACTTACGGAAAATCTGATGTCACCTATGACTGGTACGCTGGGAATTCTGGTGTTGTTGGCCGTTCAGGTAAATTCATAGCTGCTCATGCTGCCCATGCAGGTTTAATGATGTTCTGGGCAGGAGCTTTTGGATTATTTGAATTGGCTCGTTACGACGCCAATATTCCAATAGGCTCACAAAAAGCAATTGTTTTGCCCCACCTTGCGGGTATTGGAATTGGTGGCGTTGAAAATGGTGTTATTACAGAGCCATATGGAATAGTTGTAATTTGCACATTACATCTTATTTTTTCAGCAGTATTGGGTGCTGGGGGATTATTACACTCAAATAAATTTGCAGGTGATCTTGGAGACTATCCAGAAAACAGTAAGCCACAAAAATTTGATTTTGAATGGGATGATCCAGATAAATTGACTTTTATTCTTGGCCATCATCTAATCTTTCTTGGACTTGGAGCAATTATGTTCGTTGAATGGGCTCGTATTCATGGCATTTACGACCCAGTAATAGGTTCTACAAGGCAAGTTATTTACAATTTAGATATCTCCGCTATCTGGAATCATCAATTTGATTTTTTAAAAATCGATAGTCTGGAAGATGTTATGGGAGGACATGCTTTTCTAGCTTTCCTTGAAATAATAGGAGGAGTTTTCCATATTTGTACTAAACAATTTGGAGAATATACAGAATTTAAAGGTAAAGGATTACTTGGCGCCGAGGCAATCTTGTCATATTCAGTGGTTGGTGTTTCTTATATGGCTTTTGTTGCTGCTTTTTGGTGTGCTTCAAATACAACCATATATCCAATTGATCTATATGGAGAGCCTTTAAAGCTTCAATTTGAATTTGCCCCTTATTTTACCGATACAGTTGATTTGGGTTCAGGATTATATAGCTCAAGAGCTTGGCTTGCTAATACTCATTTTTATTTGGGTTTCTTCTTTTTACAAGGTCATCTTTGGCACGCACTAAGAGCAATGGGATTTGACTTTAAGAAAATTGGTCAAGCTTTTGACAATATTGAAAATACAAAAATTACCCAAAACTAATTTAATCTGATAAAAAAAACTCTCCTCTAATGGAGAGTTTTTTTTTGTAGAATTTCTAAAGATATTCATAAATTTATGGATAATATAAAAGATATTAATTGTAAAGAGATTTTCAGAAAGGCTTATGAAAATAGGTATACCTGGAAGAATGAATTTAATGGTTACCAAGGTAAATGTATTTTTTTGATTAATGATAATATTCACAAAGGTAGCTTCTTATTAGGTAATGACTTTAAACCTAATATTCAAGAAATAGATGATGAGAAAATTGTTAAAAGTATTTCTTCTCAATTATTTGAAGTGTGTATTCATAGGGTAAAGAGAGAATTCGAATCTATTCATTCAGAAAATAATTTTAATTTACTTAAAAATTCTGAAAGTGGAATTGAAATGAGTATTTCAGGTAAGAATCATGGAGATAAATATAGAGTTAAAAATGAATGTATTAATATGGTCTATAGAAAAATTCATGGAACCATAATTGAAATCTTTGTTGAAGAATTCTTTGATACAGGAATAGGTACCCTTAGTAAAAAATACAGTAGTCAACAAATTGACCCTGATACACTTAAGGCCAAATCTCAAAAATTGGAATACCAGGATGAGTTTGTAAATATAGGTAAAAAGGATTATTGGATATTAAATTCGAGAACAATAAAATACTTAAATAAAAATCAAGAAGAAGAAATACAAAAATTTGTTTTTGAGGATCTTTCTTTGTTGAAATGAGCTTTATTCAACCAATCTAAATCCTTTATCAAGTAGTTTTTGATAAAGAAGTCTTGCTCTGAACGCTAGGATTTGTTCTTCTTTTTCATTACTAATCACATGAAAATAGTTATTATCTAATTTATTTTTGCTAAAACATACGTTTGCTTCTCCTAACCTTAAAGTCCAGTTTTCTTCTTTGGCTAAATGCTGATTAGGGCCAAGATCCCATGGGCATTTTTCAGGATATTTTTCTCTTTTGGAACCCATATGATTATTTTAACTATCCAATACTAGTAAAAATTAAAAAGCATGGCTATGAGTTCTAACTTTTAATGTCGTTCGTAAATGTAATTACTTTATTATTTATCCTTAGACGCAATTAAGCAATAAAAGGGATCTTTATTAAAAAAATTAAAAATATTAAGGTCTTGTTGATTGAACTTTTTAATAATTTTGGGTTCGTTAAAACCGTTTGTGATTAATACTTTCCTTACATATTTAACTCTCTCTTCCTCAGAAGATGAAGTCCAAATGTGGGGAGCCTTATGCCAAAAAGCTCTATTTGAAAAAGAAATTATAATCTTGCCGTTTTCACTTAAAATTCTACCAATTTCTTTTGTTAGATTCTCGGGATATTGTAAATATTGCCATGCAGCTACCATTAAACAATAATCAACACTTGAGCTATCTAAGGGAATTTCTTGATTTAAGTTGAAATTTTGTATCCAATAAGAGTCAAATA
This window contains:
- the fldA gene encoding flavodoxin FldA, encoding MTVGIYYATTTGKTEDVADRLHNFISSAEAPKDVSDVDDLSEFESLDGIICGIPTWNTGADEERSGTAWDSILEDIGELSLSGKKVAIFGLGDSSTYTENYCDAMEELHSYFTKAGAEMVGYVDKSSYTFDESKSVMGENFCGLPLDEDSESDLTDSRLETWASQLKNEIPSLT
- a CDS encoding methyltransferase domain-containing protein produces the protein MQVLNNYQRKKIDERNDQEFYSDPKFVYHLDANFRKYLTGVYETEIAACSTVLDLMSSWDSYLPKGKKYKKIIGHGLNKQELERNKVFDSYWIQNFNLNQEIPLDSSSVDYCLMVAAWQYLQYPENLTKEIGRILSENGKIIISFSNRAFWHKAPHIWTSSSEEERVKYVRKVLITNGFNEPKIIKKFNQQDLNIFNFFNKDPFYCLIASKDK
- a CDS encoding DUF3386 domain-containing protein, with the protein product MDNIKDINCKEIFRKAYENRYTWKNEFNGYQGKCIFLINDNIHKGSFLLGNDFKPNIQEIDDEKIVKSISSQLFEVCIHRVKREFESIHSENNFNLLKNSESGIEMSISGKNHGDKYRVKNECINMVYRKIHGTIIEIFVEEFFDTGIGTLSKKYSSQQIDPDTLKAKSQKLEYQDEFVNIGKKDYWILNSRTIKYLNKNQEEEIQKFVFEDLSLLK
- a CDS encoding SemiSWEET transporter, with the translated sequence MNVDLFGYFAAILTTAAFLPQLIKTLKTKKADDVSLTTLIMFIIGVLSWIIYGYKISSTPILLANLITLILNLLILISKIYFSKI
- a CDS encoding AEC family transporter, translating into MGLLLKEGIDINLIKSASLAFFVIGFLIILINIIPIFKNRLPNYTLQLAGLIGNTSFLGIPIAMALLPSSTINFTIGYDLGTTLFAWIFGPFYLPEKSQNKNIFDIKGLLNALINGPASRGIIGVFLAYLFQIDEFLGNYLWIPARIVIALAITIVGARLGLITNQKDEFFDFGEEIKYSILLKLLILPLIIFVISKFLNFDFYQSTAVILQAGTPTAISTILMAEAYGVKQRIASKILFTTTIISIATIPLLTILIKAFY
- a CDS encoding chlorophyll a/b binding light-harvesting protein — translated: MLQTYGKSDVTYDWYAGNSGVVGRSGKFIAAHAAHAGLMMFWAGAFGLFELARYDANIPIGSQKAIVLPHLAGIGIGGVENGVITEPYGIVVICTLHLIFSAVLGAGGLLHSNKFAGDLGDYPENSKPQKFDFEWDDPDKLTFILGHHLIFLGLGAIMFVEWARIHGIYDPVIGSTRQVIYNLDISAIWNHQFDFLKIDSLEDVMGGHAFLAFLEIIGGVFHICTKQFGEYTEFKGKGLLGAEAILSYSVVGVSYMAFVAAFWCASNTTIYPIDLYGEPLKLQFEFAPYFTDTVDLGSGLYSSRAWLANTHFYLGFFFLQGHLWHALRAMGFDFKKIGQAFDNIENTKITQN